A window of Enoplosus armatus isolate fEnoArm2 chromosome 3, fEnoArm2.hap1, whole genome shotgun sequence contains these coding sequences:
- the LOC139282505 gene encoding vitamin D3 receptor B — protein sequence MESTVVSTSTLAPDEFDRNVPRICGVCGDKATGFHFNAMTCEGCKGFFRRSMKRKAAFTCPFNGSCTITKDNRRHCQACRLKRCVDIGMMKEFILTDEEVQRKKDLIQRRKDEEAQREAEREARRPRLTDEQSQVIATLVEAHHKTYDDSYSDFCRFRPPVREGPVTRSASRAASLHSLSDASSDSFSHSPESVDTKMNFNNLLMMYHEQGSSPDSSEEEGSSFSMLPHLADLVSYSIQKVIGFAKMIPGFRELTAEDQIALLKSSAIEVIMLRSNQSFNLEDMSWSCGGPDFKYQISDVTKAGHTLELLEPLVKFQVGLKKLNLHEEEHVLLMAICLLSPDRPGVQDHARIEALQDRLSETLQAYIQLHHPGGRLIYAKMIQKLADLRSLNEEHSKQYRSLSFQPEHSMQLTPLVLEVFGSEVS from the exons ATGGAGTCCACGGTTGTGAGTACGTCCACTCTGGCCCCTGATGAGTTCGATAGGAATGTGCCGCGGATCTGCGGTGTGTGTGGTGACAAAGCCACCGGCTTTCACTTCAACGCCATGACCTGTGAGGGCTGCAAGGGTTTTTTCAG GCGCAGTATGAAGCGCAAGGCTGCCTTCACGTGTCCCTTTAACGGCAGTTGCACCATCACCAAGGACAACAGGCGCCACTGCCAGGCATGCAGGCTCAAACGCTGTGTGGACATTGGCATGATGAAAGAGT TCATTCTGACAGATGAGGAAGTGCAGAGGAAGAAGGACCTGATACAACGGAGGAAGGATGAGGAGGCACAGCGCGAAGCGGAGAGGGAGGCTCGGCGGCCCCGGCTCACTGACGAGCAGAGTCAGGTCATCGCCACGCTGGTGGAGGCGCACCACAAAACATACGACGACTCCTACTCTGACTTTTGCCGCTTCAGG CCTCCGGTGCGCGAAGGCCCGGTGACGCGTAGCGCCAGTAGAGCTGCCTCCCTCCACTCGCTGTCTGATGCCTCCTCTGACTCCTTCAGTCACTCTCCAG AGTCAGTAGACACCAAAATGAACTTCAACAACCTGCTGATGATGTACCACGAGCAGGGCAGCAGCCCGGACTCCAGCGAGGAGGAGGGCTCCAGCTTCTCCATGCTGCCCCACCTGGCTGACCTGGTCTCCTATAGCATCCAGAAGGTTATTGGCTTTGCCAAGATGATCCCTGGGTtcag GGAGCTGACTGCAGAGGATCAGATTGCGCTGCTCAAGTCCAGCGCCATTGAGGTGATCATGCTGCGCTCAAATCAGAGCTTCAACCTGGAAGACATGTCCTGGAGCTGTGGTGGTCCTGACTTTAAATACCAGATCAGTGATGTCACCAAAG CGGGCCACactctggagctgctggagccgCTGGTGAAGTTCCAGGTGGGCTTGAAGAAGCTCAACCTGCACGAGGAGGAACATGTGCTGCTGATGGCCATCTGCTTGCTTTCTCCAG accGCCCAGGTGTGCAGGATCACGCACGCATCGAAGCCCTCCAAGACAGACTGTCCGAGACCCTGCAGGCCTACATCCAGCTTCACCACCCAGGAGGACGGCTGATTTACGCCAAGATGATCCAGAAGCTGGCCGACCTGCGCAGCCTCAACGAGGAGCACTCCAAACAGTACCGCTCGCTCTCCTTCCAGCCGGAGCACAGCATGCAGCTCACCCCGCTGGTGCTGGAGGTGTTCGGCAGTGAGGTCTCCTAG